Part of the Musa acuminata AAA Group cultivar baxijiao chromosome BXJ2-7, Cavendish_Baxijiao_AAA, whole genome shotgun sequence genome is shown below.
TCTCTTTTCGTAAAGATTCTGGTGATCGAAATATTTGGCAGTGCACTTGGGTTATTTGGTGTGATTGTTGGTATAATTATGTCAGCTCAAGCAACATGGCCAGCAAAAACTGCATGAGCTAGGTCTGTTTGCTCCTCTACCGGAAACACGAAGCTTGTGCAGTGTATCTCGAATCATAATCAGTGTTCAAAACCATATCAGGTTTCATGTAGCCGTTCCTCGAAACACTACTGTTTTTTGCTTCGCCTATCCGGAATCTGCCTTTGTGCACTGGTatccctttggtttttttttttacttctattCTATTTTCTGAGACAAATAAATCATATTCATGGCTTGTCTCATGATGGCATTGTATGGAATACTAAATTTGTGCATTTATGAGCATCATCTCCTCTAAGATCATCATATTTAGATGTTTGCATTTCTTAATTTGATGTGAAAGAATCAGTAGTCGGAAATTTATGGTCTTATTAGTATTGCTGTTAGTTGATGTGAAAGAATCTATATTCACAGTTCTATCCCTATTAAGCACATAGATTATCTTTTGACTCAAAAACTGCTCTTAAATTGTGCAATTAAGCAGCTCAGTATGATTGGTCGTCTTAACATGACTTCCAAAAAGAAGTTTAACAGATCCTGAAGTTTTGTGGTATCCGTTGGTTCATAAGATATACAATTCTCCTCATAATTGTTTTTAGGTAAATCAGATTCGAATCAGGACCTTGGCATGATAATCACTATGCCGGtgtcaaaaggattcaaatatttaaaaatatatataatcataaatttttattatttaagataaattatataattttttatcgtTAAGATGGGTAAAAAGATGGTAAAAAGTTttagttaaatttaaaatatttacatctttatttatagtttaggttttttcagatttttttattttttttcgtaTCACTAATATTACTATGTCATTGGGATGTGTGTTTTCAATTATGTTCAtatcatattaaataatttttacttattttattatttattaaaataatagttAATTGTTtacgaataaatattttttttagtaacTATAAATATCCATCTCAACATTTTTATCTTgtcaacataatttttttatatattttttttttaactatccaACACCCATGGTCTCatagttatctttttttttatcttaaagatATCCAATCATCATCCATGACTCTGAACGTCTAttgttattttaattattttattttatttttatataaatagtatattttattaatttttttatttcattaaataattgatataagatatctaaagcttttaCAAAAGGATTTTTTATCCatctaatttaattattttatcctgtctatttttagaatcattaaaattatattttacacATGCAGTTTTAGTCCTAGTTAATTTAAAATCTTTAGTTTTTAAGACTTAATAACTTAAGTTTATAATTATTCAAATTAGGGTCTAACTAACTAAAACAATATCATCGACAAATAACATAAACCAAGGTGGTTTATGTAAGTGCTTAGTTTATTCATCCATCATCAATATGAAAAGACAGAAACTTAATACGAATATTTAGTGtaattttatgttaatagaaaatTCATTAGATATACTCCTTATAGTTCTAATACCAATAGCTATAATATCATACacatctttaataacatcaatataattataaTCAGTGAATAcacatatttattttaaaataaatcataataattttttaggaATTCTATCATAGATTTATTCgaagtcaataaaaatcatatataattttttttctttctaaatttttattaattatattaataaataaaataactttcatgattgataatatatatatatatatatatatatatatatatatatatatatatatgaaaaccaaaataaattttagagatatttattttaatttttttatataaaaaatatatattaaatttagaaGGATAAAAACACTATTTAAAGATATGCATCAACATTAGTGCAACGCCGCACATGAGGCGTGTatactagattaaaaaaaaaaaaaaccgattTTTCCGGGGGTTTTATATATGGaaaaaagaaagaggaaagaaattGGATGGTATGTATATGAAGAGAGAGGAAACGAAAGCAGAGAAGACGCGAGAGCTGACGGGCGTGTGCGATCGGATCTAGATAGATAGATTTCGCTTGGGTGAAGCCGGGGGCAGGACGATGGCAACGGCCGTGGTGGAGAAGAAGCAACCGATGGAAGCGGAGGGGGAGATGTGTGCGCCGCCGTCGAGACCCAGGGGAGGCGGAGGCGAGGGGTTGCGGCAGTACTACCTGCAGCACATCCATGACCTCCATCTCCAGATCCGGCAGAAGACCAACAACCTCCAGCGCCTCGAGGCCCAGCGGAACGACCTCAACTCTCGAGGTTCGGAAACCCTAATCCTACCCAATTCTTCCTGCACCGTTGGTTCTCGATGCCCTAATCCTGCGGCGGGCCCTAGTTTCGGTCTGGAACATGGAAATGGCCGAGAGGATTGATTCCGGATATCTTTTCATTTTTGTCTTGATTAGAATCCCAAAAAGGCTCAAGCGGAAAAGATCAAATCTTGATGCATCCCATGCTATAGGCTTCAATCGCGTTCTATGCCCTTCTCACTTTTGGTTTAATCTGATGCATCTGGCACGTGATTGCAGTGCGAGCGCTTCGAGAGGAGTTGCAGCTACTTCAAGAGCCTGGTTCGTATGTTGGCGAGGTGGTTAAGGTGATGGGGAAATCGAAGGTCTTAGTCAAGGTAACTCTTGGGttcgtttgatttttttttaatattctaacATAATTCATTTCACAATTATGATTTCTTTTTCCCCCTAAGAAATACcgcaacaaatttttttttttttgttgcagttTTTCCTCTCAAATTTGTTTGTTGAAGATACTTATTCATATCTTGATTGACCTTACCAGAAACAGGAAAAAAGAAATTTGAATTCTCTGTACTGCATTACACAGAGCTTAATTGTGGAAAAAATTCTTGTAGCTGACCCAAATAGTTGGACATCGTTGCTTCTTGTCATAATATCTAATTTCTGCTTTTCCTAGGTTGCTGTCGGGCTGTAGTTAATGTGGTTTCCAAGATTGATATTTACTCACTATCATATATGTACAACTCTGATTATATGCATTTTAATGGTGTACCATTGTATCAGTGGAAGGTTTGGTTACATGTTGTTTGCCCAAAGTAAAATGATATGATTATGTAAAATCAGTAGGATTCGTTTGTGTGGAGAAATACAGTGTTATTTATCTTGAAGGTGAGGTGCCACATAAAGGAAAGCTGAAGCTTGCTACTGTATGTTTGACCATGTAATTCTCTTTTGTGACCATCcactgtgtatatatatatggtttcttggttAATTTGCTAGAAACATGCAACTCATACAATCGTTTGCCTTCTACCTTCTTTTGCCTACTGTTCTATCATATGAATCATGAACTCTTTGGTTGCTGAACTATCTACGTAATGGGCTGTACTCTTTCATGGATACTTATGCACAGTCTTACCTTCTGTGTCTAACAGGATAGGATGAGTTGATTTTCTTTATTCCAGGTCTTGGaagttcaaatttttttttttttggaggaaaTAAGAGTCATGCTATATGATTTATGCTGAATATCTTATTACCAGATTTTAGTGTCATTTGACTTTTTTATTGTTCATATAACTTTGCATCAAAATTAGGTAAAAATAGATTTATATCAGAGATTGCTTACATCACAAACCAGTTTGGTTCTAGTCAATCAAGCTAAGATCCAACCAAATTTAGAAGATGGGTTCCTGCATGATGTCTAGAGTGAGTGTGTGTTTTCGGCTTTTAGACAATTGGGACTGCAGCTTTCTTTGTGATCATTCTTCTTTTGCTAATAGCAAATATATTTGTACTATTATTATGTCTTCCTCGCTGCAAGAAAAGTCGGCTGCATTTTGTTCTCTAAAGTTTTGTAAATATTCAGTGATTGCACATTGTTACATtcattctttcccctttttaggtCCATCCCGAAGGAAAATATGTTGTTGATATTGATAAGAGCATTGATATAACAAAGTTAACACCATCAACCAGAGTTGCTCTTCGGAATGATAGTTATGTTCTTCACCTAATTTTGCCTAGCAAAGTAGATCCTCTAGTCAATCTTATGAAGGTCGAAAAGGTACCTGATTCCACCTATGACATGATTGGTGGTCTTGACCAGCAAATTAAGGAGATAAAGGAGGTCAGTGATAGTTCCAAAAGCCTTTATAACCTATTTGGTTATGGCCTTTCCATTTATGAGCATGCTTGATTTGTTAAATCACTTGTTGCCCATGTAATAAACGCCTGCTACTTTATTTACAGGTTATTGAACTTCCAATTAAGCATCCTGAGTTGTTTGAAAGCCTTGGAATAGCACAACCAAAGGTACTACTATCATAGTCATTGCTTATTAGTAATTTTCTTTTTCGGATGAGTTAGACGGCACTTAAATGCCATCTGTTCTACAATGTAACTCCATGTATTGCATATACAATATTAAGTTTGGTTTCTTTGCAGGGAGTCTTGCTTTATGGGCCTCCTGGCACGGGGAAAACTCTATTAGCAAGAGCCGTTGCTCATCATACTGATTGCACATTCATAAGGGTTTCTGGTTCTGAGTTGGTTCAGAAATACATAGGAGAGGGGTCTAGAATGGTTCGGGAACTATTTGTTATGGCCAGGTATATTGAGATGAAGTTTTAACTCATAACTTCCGTAagatttttttgataatttttttgcttatctATATCATGGCCTTCAACAATAATGTAAAACCTTGCTAATTCATTTGTAATCTCCCTCATTGCATACACGTTTAGCAAGGATTTAAGATATCATGATAGGAGTAGTTAGTGACCTTATTCCCTTCGATGAACTGATGTGATTCGtgcaaatctttcttttcaaGGGAACATGCTCCTTCAATAATATTCATGGATGAAATAGACAGTATTGGATCTGCTAGAATGGAGTCTGGTACTGGTAATGGTGACAGTGAAGTGCAACGTACTATGCTGGAGCTTCTAAACCAGCTTGATGGCTTTGAAGCATCAAACAAAATTAAAGTACATTGATATCTTGCTTGTGAACATTAGATGTATTGATATTATTGGTGCATTATTGATCTGTGTGCCAACTAAATTACATTTTTTATTCAGGTTCTGATGGCCACAAATCGGATAGACATCCTGGACCAAGCACTCCTCAGGCCTGGACGGATTGACAGAAAAATTGAGTTCCCTAATCCCAACGAAGAGGTAGATGATTAGCATATGATTAAGTTTCTTCATTATTATTTTCTAGAATTTCCATCAACTTTTTAGATACAATACGATATAAACATTCAATTGTATTCCAGTCCCGCTTTGATATTCTAAAGATTCACTCGAGGAAGATGAACTTGATGCGTGGGATAGATCTTAAGAAAATTGCAGAGAAGATGAATGGAGCATCTGGAGCAGAACTCAAGGTATTCGCTTCTCATTGTTTTGTTTTCCAATGCATTCTTGCTTCATGGTTGTTATTATTATCCTGTTAATCTTTTTTACAAAGAGTAGTAATTGCATGTGCATGCAAGTACATATGCAACCCAACTGACTCGAGATAAAACTGACAACCTCTCTTCTGGGTCAGccttttaaatcaaaatttagCTTTTGACTCTGTTATGGAAACTTTGGAGCACACATCACGAGTTGCTGTTTGTCTGCAGGCTGTGTGCACAGAAGCAGGGATGTTTGCTCTCAGGGAAAGAAGAGTTCATGTGACACAAGAAGATTTCGAGATGGCCGTTGCTAAAGTCATGAAGAAAGAAACAGAGAAGAACATGTCCCTGCGAAAACTATGGAAATAGATTCTTTCCCATTCGTCACTTGGTTGTTTCTGAAAGGATATAAACGACAGTAACCATTAACTCTGTGTGTTGGCATTATAACTCTAGAACTTTCATCATCAAGTGTGAGGCACTGAAGTCTTATAGTGTTCCCATGGATGTAAGATTCTGCCCTTACTTCCAGAACGATTTTTGTGTGCTTATGGTGTTTGGCAATTCTGAATCTGATTGTTTAAAGTAGCAAAAGTTGGTAGTAGTGGTCTACTGATATCGGATTCCGGGTCAGGCAAGCTCTCAGGACATGGTTAATCTGATGTTTAAATCTTCATGCCTATTTAGTGATTTGGCTGTCGAATACACAAGATTAATGATCTCTATCTAAGTTCTGGATGTGTGATTTGGAAGTTGGTTAAGGCTACTTGATCAGTAGCTGCAGGTTAATATGATCAGAAAAGCTTGTTCGTGAGTCATTATTCAAACTAGTTGCTGCAGTTGTCAATTTCACGTTTGGGTATCTTGACAATGCCCACTGATAATAGGCCTTGTTTTATCCTATGCCAtgtgttctcttttcttctttttttttttttcggttttTTAACTAATAAGTTTTATATGTGCATGTTTACTTTTAAGTACTCCAATCAAAAGTAGGTTAAGCTTAATTTATGCTTATGATTGATTATGTGATAAATATCGGTCTTTTATGTTTTCTGCTTTAAGAGATCTTATATTggtcttttataaaaataaaataaaactctctatggagaattttgaaaataattcaaTTTTATGTATATgcacttttatttattttaaacctTTTTTAATCAAACGAGTGAAGATTCAAATGTTTGACTTTCTCGGAACATAATAAATTCTTGACGTTTTAGATTCTTCTAAGCTGAACCATCTCAACCCAAAAAGAGCAACTCATTCGAAATATTATTGTATCTTGCCTTGGGTCAATTGCCTTCATATTTTTTATGCGGTTCATGTAATTATATTACTATAACTATTGTTATCGATATCGTTATAATCGTAatgaattttattattattattattattattattattattattattattattattattattggcgaTAATTGTGTTCTTATACCTTTGTTCCGACCTAACTCGGCAACAGTGAAGGCCATTTAAAAGCCCAAGCTGTGTTGAGTGGTCTCTTCACTCTTTTCTCCTCTTTACCGAGCCAAGAGCAACCGAAAGGGGAGGCCCGCCCGTCGACCTGAGAACACAGCCGAGCGTGAGACGATGTGGAGAAGGGTTTGCGTCGCTTCCTGTCGACCCGCTCTCCGGAAGCCccacgcctccgccgccgccctcgccctcgcccccGTCCTCTCCTCTTCGCCCTCGTGGAACACGCCGcggctctccttctcctcctctgccTCCGGTGGATCCTTCCTTCCTTCCGTCCTTTCTTTAGggctctctcttctttttctttctgttttGATCTCGAGATCGTCGAGGCTGACGGGGGTTCGGTCGATCTCTCTTCCTGTCGTTCATGTTTCAGGTGATGGATCGTTGAAGAAGAGGGTGGTGGTGATGCCGATCGTCATGCCGTTTTCGATCCTTCTCTTCTTGGTGGGTGTTGGATGCTATGAGGTGCCGAGAAAATGACCATCTTTTGGTGGGTGTTGTCTCGTTTACATATCTAGGGGAAAAAGCGGTTCGATATGGACGCCTCCATAGGCCCCTTCGGCACCAAGGTAGGCAGAATCTTCGGTTCCTTCCTTGGATTTTCTTCTTCTCTGATGTGATTATAGAAACTTGCCTCGTGTTGACAGAATGCATTCGTGTACAACTTTCTCTTTGGGGAATCCCTATGCATACATATGCATCTTTCGTACTTCCTTTTGTGGCTTTAGACTGCTTTTTTGGGATCTTCGGGTTATGATGTAAAATGCCTGTTGATTAAGTTTCGTCGGTGCCCCTTTAATCGATCTCAGAAATCAAGATGAAGTGATTCAACTCCTTTACGCAGTCTCTGTTCTTAACAGTCTTATGCTGATGCTTTCGAAGCTTAAGTTGCAACTTGGAAAATATTATGGGAGTTCTAATACAATGTTTTATTGTTCCATGAAAAACACAAATGCAAGTGAGAGAATGTATGACATTGGAATCCATAATGTTATATTTCTTCAGTTGTTAGTCTAGACAATGCTCGAAAAACAATAAAAATTCGTATGTCTCTTGATGGATGTCTTTGGAGTTCTTTGGATGAAGTGCCTTGTTTTTGTTGATAATTCGCTATTGGGATAATGGGCGTTTTATTATTAGACAAGCTTGTCATTGTTTTTCAGAATTTATTCACTTGATTCTTGCTCAACTGCATGGCATATTAGGTTTTTGTAAATGATTTGCAGAGATATGATGATGGTTTCCATTCCTGCATTAGGATGTGTGTCCAATGTTTTGTTGGTCTATAGATGAAGCAGCTGTACAAATTAATGCATATTATACATCTTATTCTTCGCTCTTTAAAGTTAGAAACAAGTTTTTCAATATTCATACTTTGGGACATTGCTACAGTCAGTGGATTGCTTGAGACTATAAACAAGCTTTGGATCAAAACAAGCTGTTATTTGGAGATCCTTTTGGGTTTCCACACAGAAATCATGGCAAGTATTTAGGTACAACATGTTGAAGGGCACTTTATGGTGGTAATATGTTGATATTCTGATAAGTAATAACTGCCAATGTCATAAACCTTTGTGATTGGCCTTCAGTCATACTCATTTTGGTCACAATGTTACACACATGTCAGTTTGTTTTCAAAGAAAATTTCAAACCAACTCGAGCCTTTTGTGTTCTTCacaaattcaaactgaattaacTTTATCTGTGGGATGACGAAAAGAGAAACCTACATAATGTAGATCCGCATTTTGGAATCTATGGTAGTCATATTGTACATTATGTTGTACTACACATCAACACTTCTTATATTGTTACTTCAGCAGGTTCCAATTTATTTTTCAGCTTTAAGCTGGACCATAACCAGGGTTTCTCGGTTTTTCACTTTGCAAATTGAAGTGAACTGTTTCATTTTATTTGCACATAGCCAATGCTCATGCCACACCTCATACTAGAAACTTCTAGTGGTAGAAGTAGATATTTTTTTGACAGGTATCACAAACTAGCTGGCTGTAGTCTATAATGAAATGCAAGGAGAGATTTAAAACATCTTCTTTTTACTTCTCCTTATATGGGTGCCACTTAAACGTCTCTTTACCTTTCCGCATATGTTATATTGCTTTTGATATGACCATGCACATTGCAAATTTGTTGTTTTGTGCAATGTGTTGTTATATTGCTTTTTGttaccttctttttttttaacaaaatttaCCCTTTTCTCATTCTGTTTCACTTTTTTGTTTTGTATAGTTTCAGCCAGTAAAGATTATCCATTTTTCTGGTAATACATCCTTTTTGTTGTTAAAATTTCAAATTTTTcacttcattttcatttattttatctttttttctttgattttcaCCCAATTACATAGCAACATCAGACTGGAAGGTTCCAATAAACTGAGGTTGGTTGCATGGATCTTTCATCTTTATCGATCTCTGTTTAAGGCAACATACCTAGTTAAAAAAAGAGTAGTCAAATATCTTTTATCTTATTTGGTATATTAATTTTCTTAGGTTCCTCTCTGTCTTTTCTTTTACCATTAAACTTTATTCACTCATATGGTCTAACCAAACATTTACTTGTTTCCCTTGAACTAGATCATGCAATCCAGTTTTCTATTTTTGTTTAATGGAACATCTTTTAAAATAATAGTTTGATTTTAAGCAAATTTAATTTGGTTATGACCTTTTTGCTTAAGAAATTTGATAACGTCTTTATCATTTTGGTTTTCATATGATTTCTTTCAGTTTTTCTAAGTAGACCAACTAAAGTCATTGGCAGCCCATATGAATGGCTCAGCACTGCTTAGGTAGTAATTGGGACTTTTGCCACTTACGATTGATTGATTATCTTGACAGTGAATTcattatcttgtcatatgatgaattcTTTTGTCATTTAGGCTCTTATAGCCTTTTCCtcatatttttaaaatgaacCACCTAAAGTCATTTGTGGTCCACATAAATGCCTAGCTGCCACTTAGACAATTTTAGCTTCTTCCACTTAGGGTCACCTAATCCACCTTGACAAAATTGTTCACCACGTTGCGACACATACAAACTAGCTAGCCTCCTTTAGGTACTTGTGATTTTCTAACATTTTTATCAACAAGTTGATCAAACTAGGCATCTTTTTAACCATGTAGGATATCAGAGTAGATCAGTTTGATCCTTGATTTCTTCTTTATGACATGCTTTGCTTTCTTGGTCCGCTGACTTTGACTTTTGTTAGTCCACATCCTTGTAAGAACATTATATAATAAATTCCTCTTTTTTCCATAATTGATGACACCTAAGAGATTGAGAATCTGCGATAATGGTACATTATGTTTTTCCAAAAATAAAGAGTATCTAACCTAGGTTATGTTATTTCGGAACCAAATGCGTCCTAGATGCTGTTGGAAGTAGAATTAGAAAAATCAAGGCTTAATCCTGTGTTTTAATTCGGCAATGGTTTTTTAGGATGTCGTTCCCTATCAATTAGTGCAAATAACCCAAGTTGAGCAATATGCATTTCACAAGGTATTAGTATGATGTAGCATTATTGGAAACAGGGGATCCTTTATTTAGGTCCTTGTACATCAAAGTTTGCTCAGTATATTACTTGGTTCTATTACTGCACCAAATTGTGCAGTTTTCTCTTGTGATCAATATCGTTTGGTCTACTTGTAGGAAGCTCCTGCTGTCATCGAAGCCTACTATGACAAGAGGATAGTTGGCTGTACTGGTGGCGACGGCGGTAAGTTGATAAGTTTAAGATGGCTATGGCATTCTAACTTTTCGCTTTTGCAGGTCTCCTTCCATGCTATTACTTTTATCTCTTTCTGATAACAAAATAAAACAAGCGTTCTTTGTTCGACATCTTACCTTGGTTTGCAGAGGATAAGCACGATCTCGTATGGTTCTGGTTGGAGAAAGGCAAACCGCACGAATGCCGGGTCTGCTCCCAATGCTACGTGGTAATTGAGACCCCCTTTTTTTCTACTAAGAAAGCTTTGAAACAAATACGAGGCTACTGTAAGCTTTTCTTTTGGTTTCTGCAGCTCGAAGTGATCGGCGAGGGAGGGCCGCCGGATGACGAGGTTGATCTCGAGGTTGATGGCGAGGGAGGCCTTCATGTGGTTGATCACGAGGTTGATGGCGAGGGAGGGCCTTCGATCTTTCTTGCCCAAGCATGGCTTATCTTTTTGCTCGCCCTTTTGCTTTTCCATACATTATCTGCACTGTCAAATACTCCATGGCTACATTAGACTATTCATTCTCTCTTCCTTGATATCAATGTCCGATCGTTGTAGGGATGCTAAGCTAATATTGTGAAATTGTTCTTGCATCGTGTTGTGTTGCGATACAAGTATCTGATGATTTCGATGCCAATGGATCATTGGAAACATCGTCATCGACACCTACTCCGTTCTTCCGTCTTTAAAGTCAGCACCCGAAACGAAGCCACACAGCAGAAGCCCAACCATGCCAACCCAAGCCGTGGACGCCACCATCGCCGATTGCCTTGCTCAAGCCCAGTCGGACTCAGTGGAAGCTCGGACCTCCGCCCTCACCACCCTCTCTGCCCTCACCAGGCTCAGCAGCCGCAACCGAGACCTCCTCTCCCACACCCAACACGCTCTTCCCCTCCTCCTCGGACTCTCCCACTCCGAGCCCACCCTTCCCCTCGCCCTCTCCGTCCTCCTCCATCTCTCCCTCAACCCCAACCTCAAGCAACCCCTGGCTGCCGTCCCCGGCTTCGTCCCCCGCCTCAACTCCCTCGTCCTCAGCCCCTCCGCCTCCACCCAGGCCGCCAAGCTCGCCGCCTCCCTCATCTGCAGCCTCGCCATGCACGACAAGAACAAGGCCCCGCTCGGCGTCGCCGGCGCCGTGCACACGGTCGTCGAGGCGCTTGGCTGCTCCGCCGCGAGGCCTCACGTCCTCAGCTCCCTCGCGGAGCTGGTGCAGTTCCACGGCAACTGCACCCTAGCCGTCCGCGCCGGGGCGGTGCCCGTGCTCGCTAGGATCGTCGGAGGCCTCGCCGAGGACCTCGGCGCGACGTGCGTCGTCGTCCTGGCGCGCATGGCGAGGTTCGAGGAGGGCATACAAGCGATCCGGGAGGTGGAGGGGGTGGTGGGCACGCTGGTGGACTGGTTGAGGAGGGGTTGCATAGCGAGCAAGGAGAGCGCCATGGAGGTCCTGGCGAGGTTGTTCGAGGAGCGTGACGAACTCATGCGGGAGACGGCGGGGAGGGACGACTTCTCCTCCTTGCTCGCCGACCTGTCGATCGGAGGATCCACGAAGCTGCGGGAGAAGGCCGGATTGCTCATGAAGATGATGGAGTCGtcggatttggatttggattgggatgtggaaggaaagcccGCCCGTGGCGGAAACTCCATGAGACTCGAGGTGGAGAGAGATGATGGAGCGAGCGTTGCATGTTGATGCCGGTCAAATAGTAGTCATTAAACTCTCACTTTCTTGGGTAATCAGTTCATGGGATGAAGAGTGCTTTGCTTTCTCATCATGCTTGAGaatcacttggcccattaatctcTCTCACCCTATTAAAAGAGGGCAAATCATGTACTCACTTGGCTCATTAACATCTCTCATTCACATAGTCTCTGAAGCACCAAA
Proteins encoded:
- the LOC135616951 gene encoding 26S proteasome regulatory subunit 8 homolog A-like; this translates as MATAVVEKKQPMEAEGEMCAPPSRPRGGGGEGLRQYYLQHIHDLHLQIRQKTNNLQRLEAQRNDLNSRVRALREELQLLQEPGSYVGEVVKVMGKSKVLVKVHPEGKYVVDIDKSIDITKLTPSTRVALRNDSYVLHLILPSKVDPLVNLMKVEKVPDSTYDMIGGLDQQIKEIKEVIELPIKHPELFESLGIAQPKGVLLYGPPGTGKTLLARAVAHHTDCTFIRVSGSELVQKYIGEGSRMVRELFVMAREHAPSIIFMDEIDSIGSARMESGTGNGDSEVQRTMLELLNQLDGFEASNKIKVLMATNRIDILDQALLRPGRIDRKIEFPNPNEESRFDILKIHSRKMNLMRGIDLKKIAEKMNGASGAELKAVCTEAGMFALRERRVHVTQEDFEMAVAKVMKKETEKNMSLRKLWK
- the LOC135618050 gene encoding U-box domain-containing protein 12-like, with translation MPTQAVDATIADCLAQAQSDSVEARTSALTTLSALTRLSSRNRDLLSHTQHALPLLLGLSHSEPTLPLALSVLLHLSLNPNLKQPLAAVPGFVPRLNSLVLSPSASTQAAKLAASLICSLAMHDKNKAPLGVAGAVHTVVEALGCSAARPHVLSSLAELVQFHGNCTLAVRAGAVPVLARIVGGLAEDLGATCVVVLARMARFEEGIQAIREVEGVVGTLVDWLRRGCIASKESAMEVLARLFEERDELMRETAGRDDFSSLLADLSIGGSTKLREKAGLLMKMMESSDLDLDWDVEGKPARGGNSMRLEDSGISNTPSMQQSFHPPQCLPMPVMVSQNVRLGPCMSGVSAHNGKEVRTAMDMIDDEGRFRSSIRSSSEVND
- the LOC135616954 gene encoding cytochrome c oxidase subunit 5b-1, mitochondrial-like; the protein is MDASIGPFGTKEAPAVIEAYYDKRIVGCTGGDGEDKHDLVWFWLEKGKPHECRVCSQCYVLEVIGEGGPPDDEVDLEVDGEGGLHVVDHEVDGEGGPSIFLAQAWLIFLLALLLFHTLSALSNTPWLH